The Rickettsiales bacterium sequence GCTGCTTTGACGCGGATTTTGTTTTTGCCGATTTTACTGCCATGTAGCTCTTTAATTACTTCTTTAGCTTCATGTTCTAGCGCCATTTCTACAAAGCCAAATCCTTTAGATTTCTTCGTTTTCGGGTCCATCACCATATCACAGCCTTTAATATTGCCATATTCTTTGAATAATTTGGCGAGTTGG is a genomic window containing:
- a CDS encoding RNA-binding protein is translated as MKLIALNLPRDFTEDQLAKLFKEYGNIKGCDMVMDPKTKKSKGFGFVEMALEHEAKEVIKELHGSKIGKNKIRVKAAD